Proteins encoded by one window of Mustela erminea isolate mMusErm1 chromosome 5, mMusErm1.Pri, whole genome shotgun sequence:
- the RABGGTA gene encoding geranylgeranyl transferase type-2 subunit alpha isoform X3 yields MHGRLKVKTSEEQAEAKRLEREQKLKLYQSATQTVFQKRQAGELDESVLELTSQILGANPDFATLWNCRREVLQQLEAQKSPEELAALVKTELGFLESCLRVNPKSYGTWHHRCWLLSRLPEPNWARELELCARFLEVDERNFHCWDYRRFVATQAAVPPAEELAFTDSLITRNFSNYSSWHYRSCLLPQLHPQPDSGSQGRLPEDVLLKELELVQNAFFTDPNDQSAWFYHRWLLGRADPQDALRCLHVSRDEACLTVSFSRPILVGSGTETLLLMVDESPLAVEWRTPDGRTRPSHVWLCDLPAASLNDQLPQHTFRVIWTAGDAQKECVLLKGRQEGWCRDSATDEQLFRCELSVEKSTVLQSELESCKELQELEPENKWCLLTIILLMRALDPLLYEKETLQYFQTLKAVDPMRAAYLDDLRSKFLVENSVLKMEYAEVRVLHLGHKSVFPTQQFRHVTAAHLCCHHTDPLDSSGPLLPVSVLSPAHSSTPRACPPLQAAYAPPPTRLPTPALPVYPLSLMWTAWGFKVSLSHVLFLSSARVPKALCGAQRVSAS; encoded by the exons ATG CACGGGCGCCTGAAGGTGAAGACATCAGAAGAGCAGGCGGAGGCCAAAAGGCTAGAGCGGGAGCAGAAGCTGAAGCTATACCAGTCAGCCACCCAGACGGTCTTCCAGAAG CGCCAGGCTGGTGAGCTGGATGAATCAGTGCTGGAACTGACAAGCCAGATTCTGGGAGCCAACCCCGACTTTGCCACCCTCTGGAACTGTCGTCGCGAGGTGCTTCAGCAGCTGGAGGCCCAAAA GTCCCCTGAGGAGTTGGCAGCTCTGGTGAAGACAGAACTGGGCTTCCTGGAAAGCTGCCTGCGGGTGAACCCCAAGTCCTATGGTACCTGGCATCACCGCTGCTGGCTGCTCAGCCGCCTGCCAGAGCCCAACTGGGCCCGGGAACTGGAGTTATGTGCCCGCTTCCTCGAGGTCGATGAGCGGAACT TTCACTGCTGGGACTACCGGCGCTTTGTGGCCACACAGGCAGCTGTGCCCCCTGCAGAGGAGCTAGCCTTCACCGACAGCCTCATCACCCGAAACTTCTCCAACTACTCCTCCTGGCATTACCGCTCCTGTCTCTTGCCCCAGCTGCACCCCCAGCCAGACTCTGGATCCCAGGGACGCCTCCCCGAGGATGTGCTCCTCAAAG AACTGGAGCTGGTACAGAATGCCTTCTTCACTGACCCAAATGATCAGAGCGCCTGGTTCTATCACCGCTGGCTCCTGGGACGAG CTGACCCTCAGGATGCCCTGCGCTGCCTGCATGTGAGCCGAGATGAGGCCTGTCTGACTGTCTCCTTCTCTCGGCCCATCCTA GTGGGGTCTGGGACAGAGACCTTGCTGCTCATGGTGGACGAGTCACCCCTGGCTGTGGAGTGGAGGACCCCAGATGGCAGGACCCGGCCCAGCCACGTCTGG ctctgtgacttgCCCGCTGCCTCCCTCAATGACCAGTTGCCCCAGCATACATTTCGTGTCATTTGGACAGCAGGCGATGCCCAAAAGGAGTGTGTGCTTTTAAAAG GCCGCCAGGAGGGCTGGTGCCGGGACTCAGCCACTGATGAGCAGCTCTTCAG GTGTGAGCTGTCGGTGGAGAAGTCCACGGTGCTCCAGTCTGAACTTGAGTCCTGTAAGGAGTTGCAGGAGCTGGAGCCGGAGAATAAAT GGTGTCTGCTCACCATCATTTTGCTGATGCGGGCACTGGACCCCCTACTATATGAGAAGGAGACACTGCAGTATTTCCAGACCCTCAAG GCCGTGGACCCGATGCGGGCCGCATACCTGGACGACCTGCGCAGCAAGTTCCTGGTGGAGAACAGCGTGCTCAAGATGGAGTACGCCGAGGTGCGCGTGCTGCACCTGGGTCATAAG TCAGTCTTCCCAACACAGCAGTTCCGTCACGTCACTGCCGCCCACCTCTGCTGCCACCACACTGATCCCCTAGACTCATCAGGCCCACTCCTGCCAGTATCGGTGCTTTCCCCAGCGCACTCCTCCACCCCCCGTGCCTGCCCCCCACTCCAAGCCGCCTACGCCCCTCCACCCACCCGCCTCCCAACCCCAGCACTCCCTGTCTATCCCTTGTCCTTGATGTGGACTGCTTGGGGTTTTAAGGTAAGCTTGTCACATGTTCTGTTCCTGTCCTCGGCCAGGGTCCCCAAGGCCCTGTGTGGGGCACAGAGGGTAAGTGCCTCATGA
- the RABGGTA gene encoding geranylgeranyl transferase type-2 subunit alpha isoform X2, protein MHGRLKVKTSEEQAEAKRLEREQKLKLYQSATQTVFQKAGELDESVLELTSQILGANPDFATLWNCRREVLQQLEAQKSPEELAALVKTELGFLESCLRVNPKSYGTWHHRCWLLSRLPEPNWARELELCARFLEVDERNFHCWDYRRFVATQAAVPPAEELAFTDSLITRNFSNYSSWHYRSCLLPQLHPQPDSGSQGRLPEDVLLKELELVQNAFFTDPNDQSAWFYHRWLLGRADPQDALRCLHVSRDEACLTVSFSRPILVGSGTETLLLMVDESPLAVEWRTPDGRTRPSHVWLCDLPAASLNDQLPQHTFRVIWTAGDAQKECVLLKGRQEGWCRDSATDEQLFRCELSVEKSTVLQSELESCKELQELEPENKWCLLTIILLMRALDPLLYEKETLQYFQTLKAVDPMRAAYLDDLRSKFLVENSVLKMEYAEVRVLHLGHKDLTVLCHLEQLLLVTHLDLSHNRLRALPPALAALRCLEVLQANDNTIESLDGVANLPRLRELSLCNNRLQQPTVLQPLVSCPKLVLLHLQGNPLCQAVGASEHLAELLPSVNSILT, encoded by the exons ATG CACGGGCGCCTGAAGGTGAAGACATCAGAAGAGCAGGCGGAGGCCAAAAGGCTAGAGCGGGAGCAGAAGCTGAAGCTATACCAGTCAGCCACCCAGACGGTCTTCCAGAAG GCTGGTGAGCTGGATGAATCAGTGCTGGAACTGACAAGCCAGATTCTGGGAGCCAACCCCGACTTTGCCACCCTCTGGAACTGTCGTCGCGAGGTGCTTCAGCAGCTGGAGGCCCAAAA GTCCCCTGAGGAGTTGGCAGCTCTGGTGAAGACAGAACTGGGCTTCCTGGAAAGCTGCCTGCGGGTGAACCCCAAGTCCTATGGTACCTGGCATCACCGCTGCTGGCTGCTCAGCCGCCTGCCAGAGCCCAACTGGGCCCGGGAACTGGAGTTATGTGCCCGCTTCCTCGAGGTCGATGAGCGGAACT TTCACTGCTGGGACTACCGGCGCTTTGTGGCCACACAGGCAGCTGTGCCCCCTGCAGAGGAGCTAGCCTTCACCGACAGCCTCATCACCCGAAACTTCTCCAACTACTCCTCCTGGCATTACCGCTCCTGTCTCTTGCCCCAGCTGCACCCCCAGCCAGACTCTGGATCCCAGGGACGCCTCCCCGAGGATGTGCTCCTCAAAG AACTGGAGCTGGTACAGAATGCCTTCTTCACTGACCCAAATGATCAGAGCGCCTGGTTCTATCACCGCTGGCTCCTGGGACGAG CTGACCCTCAGGATGCCCTGCGCTGCCTGCATGTGAGCCGAGATGAGGCCTGTCTGACTGTCTCCTTCTCTCGGCCCATCCTA GTGGGGTCTGGGACAGAGACCTTGCTGCTCATGGTGGACGAGTCACCCCTGGCTGTGGAGTGGAGGACCCCAGATGGCAGGACCCGGCCCAGCCACGTCTGG ctctgtgacttgCCCGCTGCCTCCCTCAATGACCAGTTGCCCCAGCATACATTTCGTGTCATTTGGACAGCAGGCGATGCCCAAAAGGAGTGTGTGCTTTTAAAAG GCCGCCAGGAGGGCTGGTGCCGGGACTCAGCCACTGATGAGCAGCTCTTCAG GTGTGAGCTGTCGGTGGAGAAGTCCACGGTGCTCCAGTCTGAACTTGAGTCCTGTAAGGAGTTGCAGGAGCTGGAGCCGGAGAATAAAT GGTGTCTGCTCACCATCATTTTGCTGATGCGGGCACTGGACCCCCTACTATATGAGAAGGAGACACTGCAGTATTTCCAGACCCTCAAG GCCGTGGACCCGATGCGGGCCGCATACCTGGACGACCTGCGCAGCAAGTTCCTGGTGGAGAACAGCGTGCTCAAGATGGAGTACGCCGAGGTGCGCGTGCTGCACCTGGGTCATAAG GATCTGACGGTACTCTGCCATCTGGAGCAGCTGCTCTTGGTCACTCACCTGGACCTGTCACACAATCGTCTACGagccctgccccccgccctggCTGCCCTGCGCTGCCTTGAG gtcCTGCAGGCCAATGATAATACTATAGAGTCCCTGGATGGTGTCGCCAACCTGCCCCGGCTGCGGGAGCTCTCCCTGTGTAACAACC GCCTCCAGCAGCCAACAGTGCTCCAGCCTCTTGTCTCCTGCCCCAAGCTGGTCCTCCTCCACCTGCAGGGCAACCCGCTATGCCAAGCAGTGGGCGCCTCTGAGCACCTGGCTGAGCTGTTGCCTTCCGTTAACAGCATCCTCACCTAG
- the RABGGTA gene encoding geranylgeranyl transferase type-2 subunit alpha isoform X4, with the protein MRQAGELDESVLELTSQILGANPDFATLWNCRREVLQQLEAQKSPEELAALVKTELGFLESCLRVNPKSYGTWHHRCWLLSRLPEPNWARELELCARFLEVDERNFHCWDYRRFVATQAAVPPAEELAFTDSLITRNFSNYSSWHYRSCLLPQLHPQPDSGSQGRLPEDVLLKELELVQNAFFTDPNDQSAWFYHRWLLGRADPQDALRCLHVSRDEACLTVSFSRPILVGSGTETLLLMVDESPLAVEWRTPDGRTRPSHVWLCDLPAASLNDQLPQHTFRVIWTAGDAQKECVLLKGRQEGWCRDSATDEQLFRCELSVEKSTVLQSELESCKELQELEPENKWCLLTIILLMRALDPLLYEKETLQYFQTLKAVDPMRAAYLDDLRSKFLVENSVLKMEYAEVRVLHLGHKDLTVLCHLEQLLLVTHLDLSHNRLRALPPALAALRCLEVLQANDNTIESLDGVANLPRLRELSLCNNRLQQPTVLQPLVSCPKLVLLHLQGNPLCQAVGASEHLAELLPSVNSILT; encoded by the exons ATG CGCCAGGCTGGTGAGCTGGATGAATCAGTGCTGGAACTGACAAGCCAGATTCTGGGAGCCAACCCCGACTTTGCCACCCTCTGGAACTGTCGTCGCGAGGTGCTTCAGCAGCTGGAGGCCCAAAA GTCCCCTGAGGAGTTGGCAGCTCTGGTGAAGACAGAACTGGGCTTCCTGGAAAGCTGCCTGCGGGTGAACCCCAAGTCCTATGGTACCTGGCATCACCGCTGCTGGCTGCTCAGCCGCCTGCCAGAGCCCAACTGGGCCCGGGAACTGGAGTTATGTGCCCGCTTCCTCGAGGTCGATGAGCGGAACT TTCACTGCTGGGACTACCGGCGCTTTGTGGCCACACAGGCAGCTGTGCCCCCTGCAGAGGAGCTAGCCTTCACCGACAGCCTCATCACCCGAAACTTCTCCAACTACTCCTCCTGGCATTACCGCTCCTGTCTCTTGCCCCAGCTGCACCCCCAGCCAGACTCTGGATCCCAGGGACGCCTCCCCGAGGATGTGCTCCTCAAAG AACTGGAGCTGGTACAGAATGCCTTCTTCACTGACCCAAATGATCAGAGCGCCTGGTTCTATCACCGCTGGCTCCTGGGACGAG CTGACCCTCAGGATGCCCTGCGCTGCCTGCATGTGAGCCGAGATGAGGCCTGTCTGACTGTCTCCTTCTCTCGGCCCATCCTA GTGGGGTCTGGGACAGAGACCTTGCTGCTCATGGTGGACGAGTCACCCCTGGCTGTGGAGTGGAGGACCCCAGATGGCAGGACCCGGCCCAGCCACGTCTGG ctctgtgacttgCCCGCTGCCTCCCTCAATGACCAGTTGCCCCAGCATACATTTCGTGTCATTTGGACAGCAGGCGATGCCCAAAAGGAGTGTGTGCTTTTAAAAG GCCGCCAGGAGGGCTGGTGCCGGGACTCAGCCACTGATGAGCAGCTCTTCAG GTGTGAGCTGTCGGTGGAGAAGTCCACGGTGCTCCAGTCTGAACTTGAGTCCTGTAAGGAGTTGCAGGAGCTGGAGCCGGAGAATAAAT GGTGTCTGCTCACCATCATTTTGCTGATGCGGGCACTGGACCCCCTACTATATGAGAAGGAGACACTGCAGTATTTCCAGACCCTCAAG GCCGTGGACCCGATGCGGGCCGCATACCTGGACGACCTGCGCAGCAAGTTCCTGGTGGAGAACAGCGTGCTCAAGATGGAGTACGCCGAGGTGCGCGTGCTGCACCTGGGTCATAAG GATCTGACGGTACTCTGCCATCTGGAGCAGCTGCTCTTGGTCACTCACCTGGACCTGTCACACAATCGTCTACGagccctgccccccgccctggCTGCCCTGCGCTGCCTTGAG gtcCTGCAGGCCAATGATAATACTATAGAGTCCCTGGATGGTGTCGCCAACCTGCCCCGGCTGCGGGAGCTCTCCCTGTGTAACAACC GCCTCCAGCAGCCAACAGTGCTCCAGCCTCTTGTCTCCTGCCCCAAGCTGGTCCTCCTCCACCTGCAGGGCAACCCGCTATGCCAAGCAGTGGGCGCCTCTGAGCACCTGGCTGAGCTGTTGCCTTCCGTTAACAGCATCCTCACCTAG
- the RABGGTA gene encoding geranylgeranyl transferase type-2 subunit alpha isoform X1, whose protein sequence is MHGRLKVKTSEEQAEAKRLEREQKLKLYQSATQTVFQKRQAGELDESVLELTSQILGANPDFATLWNCRREVLQQLEAQKSPEELAALVKTELGFLESCLRVNPKSYGTWHHRCWLLSRLPEPNWARELELCARFLEVDERNFHCWDYRRFVATQAAVPPAEELAFTDSLITRNFSNYSSWHYRSCLLPQLHPQPDSGSQGRLPEDVLLKELELVQNAFFTDPNDQSAWFYHRWLLGRADPQDALRCLHVSRDEACLTVSFSRPILVGSGTETLLLMVDESPLAVEWRTPDGRTRPSHVWLCDLPAASLNDQLPQHTFRVIWTAGDAQKECVLLKGRQEGWCRDSATDEQLFRCELSVEKSTVLQSELESCKELQELEPENKWCLLTIILLMRALDPLLYEKETLQYFQTLKAVDPMRAAYLDDLRSKFLVENSVLKMEYAEVRVLHLGHKDLTVLCHLEQLLLVTHLDLSHNRLRALPPALAALRCLEVLQANDNTIESLDGVANLPRLRELSLCNNRLQQPTVLQPLVSCPKLVLLHLQGNPLCQAVGASEHLAELLPSVNSILT, encoded by the exons ATG CACGGGCGCCTGAAGGTGAAGACATCAGAAGAGCAGGCGGAGGCCAAAAGGCTAGAGCGGGAGCAGAAGCTGAAGCTATACCAGTCAGCCACCCAGACGGTCTTCCAGAAG CGCCAGGCTGGTGAGCTGGATGAATCAGTGCTGGAACTGACAAGCCAGATTCTGGGAGCCAACCCCGACTTTGCCACCCTCTGGAACTGTCGTCGCGAGGTGCTTCAGCAGCTGGAGGCCCAAAA GTCCCCTGAGGAGTTGGCAGCTCTGGTGAAGACAGAACTGGGCTTCCTGGAAAGCTGCCTGCGGGTGAACCCCAAGTCCTATGGTACCTGGCATCACCGCTGCTGGCTGCTCAGCCGCCTGCCAGAGCCCAACTGGGCCCGGGAACTGGAGTTATGTGCCCGCTTCCTCGAGGTCGATGAGCGGAACT TTCACTGCTGGGACTACCGGCGCTTTGTGGCCACACAGGCAGCTGTGCCCCCTGCAGAGGAGCTAGCCTTCACCGACAGCCTCATCACCCGAAACTTCTCCAACTACTCCTCCTGGCATTACCGCTCCTGTCTCTTGCCCCAGCTGCACCCCCAGCCAGACTCTGGATCCCAGGGACGCCTCCCCGAGGATGTGCTCCTCAAAG AACTGGAGCTGGTACAGAATGCCTTCTTCACTGACCCAAATGATCAGAGCGCCTGGTTCTATCACCGCTGGCTCCTGGGACGAG CTGACCCTCAGGATGCCCTGCGCTGCCTGCATGTGAGCCGAGATGAGGCCTGTCTGACTGTCTCCTTCTCTCGGCCCATCCTA GTGGGGTCTGGGACAGAGACCTTGCTGCTCATGGTGGACGAGTCACCCCTGGCTGTGGAGTGGAGGACCCCAGATGGCAGGACCCGGCCCAGCCACGTCTGG ctctgtgacttgCCCGCTGCCTCCCTCAATGACCAGTTGCCCCAGCATACATTTCGTGTCATTTGGACAGCAGGCGATGCCCAAAAGGAGTGTGTGCTTTTAAAAG GCCGCCAGGAGGGCTGGTGCCGGGACTCAGCCACTGATGAGCAGCTCTTCAG GTGTGAGCTGTCGGTGGAGAAGTCCACGGTGCTCCAGTCTGAACTTGAGTCCTGTAAGGAGTTGCAGGAGCTGGAGCCGGAGAATAAAT GGTGTCTGCTCACCATCATTTTGCTGATGCGGGCACTGGACCCCCTACTATATGAGAAGGAGACACTGCAGTATTTCCAGACCCTCAAG GCCGTGGACCCGATGCGGGCCGCATACCTGGACGACCTGCGCAGCAAGTTCCTGGTGGAGAACAGCGTGCTCAAGATGGAGTACGCCGAGGTGCGCGTGCTGCACCTGGGTCATAAG GATCTGACGGTACTCTGCCATCTGGAGCAGCTGCTCTTGGTCACTCACCTGGACCTGTCACACAATCGTCTACGagccctgccccccgccctggCTGCCCTGCGCTGCCTTGAG gtcCTGCAGGCCAATGATAATACTATAGAGTCCCTGGATGGTGTCGCCAACCTGCCCCGGCTGCGGGAGCTCTCCCTGTGTAACAACC GCCTCCAGCAGCCAACAGTGCTCCAGCCTCTTGTCTCCTGCCCCAAGCTGGTCCTCCTCCACCTGCAGGGCAACCCGCTATGCCAAGCAGTGGGCGCCTCTGAGCACCTGGCTGAGCTGTTGCCTTCCGTTAACAGCATCCTCACCTAG